A window of the Buchnera aphidicola (Aphis glycines) genome harbors these coding sequences:
- a CDS encoding YchE family NAAT transporter, with protein MHISICDFSIYIKFFISLCALVNPIGMIPIFTTMTANQSVLERKKTNLVSNFSAFLILLISLFLGDTILNVFGISINSFRIAGGLLIMGIACSMINGKFTKSKKIKKNQEVTQDNISVVPLAMPLIAGPGAISSTIVWSTYYSTWFNLVGCTISIFLFSLVCWLCFRAAPCVVQILGKTGINIITRVMGLLLMSLGIEFFSIGIKSIIYELLH; from the coding sequence ATGCATATTTCAATTTGTGATTTTTCTATATATATAAAATTTTTTATAAGTTTATGCGCACTGGTAAATCCGATAGGAATGATTCCTATTTTCACTACTATGACTGCTAATCAATCTGTGTTAGAGCGAAAAAAAACTAATTTAGTATCAAATTTTTCTGCATTTTTAATATTGTTAATATCATTATTTTTAGGTGATACTATTCTAAATGTTTTTGGTATATCTATTAATTCATTTCGCATCGCAGGCGGTTTATTGATTATGGGCATTGCTTGTTCTATGATTAATGGAAAATTTACAAAAAGTAAAAAAATAAAAAAAAATCAAGAAGTAACTCAAGACAATATCAGCGTTGTTCCCTTAGCTATGCCTTTAATTGCTGGACCAGGTGCGATTAGTTCAACTATTGTTTGGAGTACCTATTATTCTACTTGGTTTAATTTAGTAGGATGTACAATATCTATTTTTTTATTTTCTCTAGTTTGTTGGTTATGTTTTCGAGCTGCTCCGTGTGTAGTGCAAATATTAGGAAAAACAGGTATTAATATTATCACACGTGTTATGGGTTTATTGTTAATGTCTTTAGGAATAGAATTTTTTAGTATTGGAATAAAATCTATTATATATGAATTATTACATTAA
- the lipB gene encoding lipoyl(octanoyl) transferase LipB, whose amino-acid sequence MKNKIMFFENIGLVDWIIISDKMNDFTETRDSFTFDEIWFAEHYPIFTTGLLNKDYSIKFNNNFINNIPVVTSNRGGQITYHGPGQQILYFLIDLKRRKINIRQFIDMMHVLIIDTLNYFSINSIIKKKSPGVYVNDKKICSLGLRVKKGCTLHGLSLNVDMNLDPFNYIYPCGDRYIKMTQIKDFSSLLTLKDIRVVLIKKLSQLLNVKIVKKSYFY is encoded by the coding sequence TTGAAAAATAAAATTATGTTCTTTGAAAATATAGGATTAGTAGATTGGATTATAATTTCTGATAAAATGAATGATTTTACAGAAACACGTGATAGTTTCACATTTGATGAAATTTGGTTTGCAGAACATTACCCTATTTTTACAACAGGTTTATTAAACAAAGATTATTCAATCAAATTTAACAATAATTTTATTAATAATATTCCTGTGGTTACTTCAAACAGAGGTGGTCAAATTACATATCATGGTCCTGGTCAACAAATACTGTATTTTTTAATAGATTTAAAACGTCGGAAAATTAACATTCGTCAATTTATAGATATGATGCACGTTTTAATAATAGATACGTTGAATTATTTTTCTATCAACTCAATAATTAAAAAAAAATCCCCAGGAGTATACGTAAACGATAAAAAAATTTGTTCTTTAGGACTTAGAGTGAAAAAAGGCTGTACTTTGCATGGTTTATCATTGAATGTTGATATGAACTTAGATCCATTTAATTATATTTATCCTTGTGGAGATAGATATATTAAAATGACACAAATAAAAGATTTTAGTTCTTTGTTAACATTAAAAGATATTCGTGTAGTTTTAATTAAAAAATTATCTCAATTATTAAATGTTAAAATTGTGAAAAAATCATATTTTTATTGA